A genome region from Triticum aestivum cultivar Chinese Spring chromosome 2B, IWGSC CS RefSeq v2.1, whole genome shotgun sequence includes the following:
- the LOC123042663 gene encoding WAT1-related protein At5g64700-like, with product MVCAAFVHERDTNMSRQKHSRCLYHLAICPTPRKHGELAPQIQGGQCEDGVVGALVCFGGALLISLYNGKELHLWSPIIKGIIMRRDKLAWQVGWNIQLLTIVYSAALGTAAKYWLNLYAVEKRGPVFPPMFNNLSVVFTMVLGTLLLGESLTVGSLLGSTVVFSGLYMYLYGKAKELHMKTTSGSSNEKLHVQPTQLKV from the exons ATGGTGTGTGCTGCTTTTGTCCATGAGCGGGACACCAACATGTCTAGGCAG AAGCATTCTAGGTGCCTTTATCATCTTGCCATTTGCCCTACTCCTCGAAAG CATGGAGAACTTGCACCTCAAATCCAAGGAGGGCAGTGCGaagatggt gtggtTGGTGCATTGGTATGTTTTGGAGGGGCTTTGTTGATTAGCTTGTACAATGGAAAGGAACTGCATCTCTGGTCCCCAATTATAAAAG GAATAATTATGAGAAGGGACAAACTTGCTTGGCAAGTGGGATGGAACATTCAACTATTAACAATTGTCTACTCG GCTGCACTTGGCACAGCAGCCAAGTATTGGTTAAATCTCTATGCTGTGGAAAAGCGAGGCCCCGTTTTTCCACCAATGTTCAACAACTTATCAGTTGTCTTCACCATGGTTCTTGGAACATTATTACTAGGAGAAAGCCTCACGGTTGGGAG CTTGCTGGGTAGTACAGTGGTTTTTAGTGGTTTATATATGTATCTCTATGGAAAGGCCAAAGAACTACACATGAAGACGACATCAGGTTCAAGCAATGAAAAGCTTCATGTGCAACCTACACAACTCAAAGTGTGA